The Verrucomicrobiota bacterium genome has a window encoding:
- a CDS encoding cytochrome c3 family protein: MSDIFPKWTNQLPAKVLFGGALIGAATIVGVWYYFTPKYTRVGYQPIQPVTFSHAVHVDQLKLDCRYCHHAVEKSWYSNVPSSSTCMNCHNQVLANDPRLAMVRESAQTGKSIPWVQVHKVPDYVYFNHSVHVRRGVSCVECHGQINKMDEVYHAKPLSMAFCLECHRNPAEKLRPLDKITDLDWKWSDDPKTAAQMQKTKGDQFMHDWAIQTSQSCSACHR; this comes from the coding sequence ATGTCCGATATTTTTCCAAAGTGGACAAATCAACTGCCGGCCAAGGTTTTATTCGGCGGGGCGCTGATCGGAGCCGCTACTATTGTCGGGGTCTGGTACTATTTCACTCCAAAATACACTCGCGTGGGCTATCAGCCCATCCAGCCTGTGACCTTCTCCCACGCGGTTCATGTTGATCAATTGAAACTGGACTGCCGGTACTGCCACCATGCCGTGGAAAAATCGTGGTATTCGAATGTTCCCAGCTCCTCAACGTGCATGAACTGCCACAACCAGGTGCTGGCCAATGATCCCCGGCTGGCCATGGTCCGGGAAAGCGCTCAGACCGGGAAGTCGATCCCCTGGGTGCAGGTTCATAAGGTGCCGGATTACGTGTATTTCAATCATTCCGTTCACGTCCGGCGCGGGGTCAGTTGCGTGGAATGTCACGGCCAGATCAACAAAATGGATGAGGTGTACCACGCCAAGCCGCTCAGCATGGCTTTTTGCCTGGAATGTCATCGCAACCCCGCCGAAAAATTGCGTCCTCTGGATAAGATCACGGACCTGGATTGGAAGTGGAGTGACGACCCGAAAACCGCCGCGCAGATGCAGAAAACCAAAGGCGATCAATTCATGCACGATTGGGCCATCCAAACTTCGCAGAGTTGTTCCGCGTGCCACCGATGA